One Malania oleifera isolate guangnan ecotype guangnan chromosome 10, ASM2987363v1, whole genome shotgun sequence genomic region harbors:
- the LOC131166373 gene encoding RING-H2 finger protein ATL66, with protein MASQDSQPFHWRYNEFDDRNFQIRGRTLFLVVIFFSVILLVMLLFLYARKVCRFRRLPAGGGVSVPPLPVRGLDPAAIDGLPIILHGSSPTKPARTGEIAECCICLSTYQDGDKVKVLPECCHSYHCECVDRWLKTQPSCPLCRSSLRAAEPPDSAVPRTPAELSSS; from the coding sequence ATGGCGTCCCAAGACTCCCAACCATTCCACTGGCGCTACAACGAGTTCGACGACCGCAACTTCCAAATCCGGGGCCGAACTCTGTTCCTCGTCGTCATCTTCTTCTCTGTCATCCTCCTCGTTATGCTCCTCTTCCTCTACGCCCGGAAGGTCTGCCGCTTCCGGCGCCTCCCCGCCGGCGGTGGGGTTTCCGTCCCGCCGCTCCCGGTGCGCGGACTCGATCCCGCCGCCATCGATGGTTTGCCGATAATTTTGCACGGATCGTCTCCAACCAAGCCCGCACGGACGGGGGAAATTGCTGAGTGCTGTATATGTCTCAGTACGTATCAGGACGGCGACAAAGTTAAGGTTTTGCCCGAATGTTGCCACTCCTACCATTGCGAGTGCGTCGACAGGTGGCTCAAGACCCAGCCGAGTTGCCCGCTCTGCCGATCTTCGCTCCGAGCCGCCGAGCCTCCCGATTCGGCCGTTCCCCGAACCCCAGCAGAATTGTCCAGCTCATAA